The Klebsiella aerogenes KCTC 2190 region TGATGGCGACGGCGGCGACAAAGCGGTCATCGCGGAACTCGATATGCTGAATATCCGCCTGCTGCATCTGGTTAAGCAGGTTTTGTACCGCTTCGCCATTCTCCTGCAGGCTGGCGCTGCTATTAGCCAGGTTCTGGTTTTCCAGCTCAAGTCCCGCCGGCAGCAGATCGACCACCAGCGCGTCAGGAACGTTACGTTTGGCGGTCACCTCCAGCTTGACCAGCACCAGTTCGCCGCTGCGCAGCGAAGTCAGCGATTTCTGCTGACCGTGGGTATCGAAAATAGCACGTTCAATCCCCAACACGTTGCCGCCCGGCTGTGGCGCGCTTTGCGGATAACCGCTGCTATCGAGGCGCAGCCACAGCGGCTGATTGCCGGTATTCGTCACCTGCAGCGCCGCCAGCCGATCGCCGTCGAGATTGCGGGTTTGCGCTTTGTCGCTGGCAAGCGGCTCCGCCTGCAGCGAGGTTTGCGCCTGCCAGTTGCCCGGCAGGTCGGCAAGCGTACGCCCGGCAAGGAACAGCGCGTTGGTTTCCTGCGTCGACAGCCAGCGCTGACCGAAGGCCTCTTCCGACAAGCTGCTCAACAGCTGGTTTTGCACCTCCGGCAGCAGCTTATTCTCTTCCAGCAGCGCCAGCTTCAGCGCATCATCGCGAAGTTGGCTGCCGTAATCGCCCAGCCAGCGATTCTCATCCTGGCGCGGCGTGGTAACCGCCAACTTCATGGCCTCTGCGCCGCGCGGCGCATCCCCCATGGTTTTCAGCGCAATACCGAGTTGCAGCAGCGGCAATCCAGAACGCGCCTGTTCGTGACGGCTCCAGATTTCACGCAAGACGCCGAGCGGCGCTTTTTGCTGGCGCGCCAGCACCAGCGCGGCATATGCCTGAGCGGCAAAACGGCTGGCCTGGGCATCGTCGCTGTAGCGCACGGTCATCAAACCCGGTTCCTGTAGATAGCGCAGCAGGCGCTCGTTGCCCTTATTAATCGCGTTGACCGGCACGCTATAGCCCTGCTCACCCGCGCGGACGAGGAAGTCCATGGCGTAGGCGGTCAACCAGTACTCTTCCGGGCCGGCTTTATCCCATAGCGCAAAGCCGCCATTTTCCAGCTGCATCTGCAGCAGGCGCGAGATACCAACATCGACCGCCGCGCGGCGTTTCTCATCGCTATCGCCGCTGATGCCCAGCGCTTTTAGCTGCGCCGCGCTGGTGTACAGAGAAGGGAACAGGCCGCTGGCGGTCTGCTCAAGGCAGCCATAAGGATAGGCTTTCAGCTCGCGAATATAGCGGGCGAGATTCAACGGCGGTTTACCGCTGAGCAGCAGTTGGCCCTGCAGCGTTTGCGGGGCAAACCCCTGACTCTGCGCCGCCGGCGCCTGCCAGCTTTCGCCAGGTTGTAGCACCGCGCCGCTATTGACGGTCTGTGCCGGGAATGCCGGACGTACGCCGATTTTCCACTGTTTTTGCAGCGACGCGAAGGTTTCGCCCGGCAGGCTCAGACCGCTGATAGTGGCGTTGACCTGACCATCGCCGAACCCCGCTAACGCGGTCACCGGCACAAACAGCGTGCTGCGCGCGCCCGGCGCCAACTGTACCGGCGGCAGTTGGCCCTCGGTCAACGTGACCAACCCGCTGGCGGTAAGATGTACCTGCAGGGTTTGCGGTTTGTCGGTCAGATTGCTGAGATCCAGCGCCAGACGCGTGGCGTCGCCGCTGGCGAGGAAACGTGGGGTATTTAGTTCCGCGATAACCGGGGCGGCTACCACCACTTTATCTTCGCTGCTGCCGAAGTCGTCTGCCGTCCACGCCTGCGCCATCACCCGCAGCTCGCCGTTAAAATCGCCGATGGGTAATGTCACCGAGCCTTCACCCCGATCGTCCAACACTACCGGCTGCGCCTGCTGAGCGACGATCGTCACGTGATTAACCGGCGGTTTGCCGCCGCGTTTTAACTCGTCGCCATCGCCGCCGAAGCGCAGACTGGCTAATCGCCCTTGCCCTTCGATCACCTGACCGTAGATGTCATAAATATCCGCGCCGTAACGTTTCTGGCCGAAGAACGCGTTCCACGGATCCGGCGTAGCGTAATCGGTAATATTCAGCACCCCGCTATCCACCGCCGAGAGCAGAACGTTAACCTGTTTCGGCACCTCGCCCTCTTTCACGCTGGCCTTCACTTTCACCGTCAGCGGCTGGTTCGGGCGCATTTTCTCCGGCGCTTCCAGCGCCAGAGACAGACGGCGGTTTTCATCGCCCAGCGGCAGATGCAGCAGGCCGACCGCGCGTTTCGGCGTCGCCGATCGCGATTTATCGCCGGGGCGAACCACCAGCGTGCTGAGGTAGAGATCGTGGCGATTCCAGGCTTTATCCACCGGAATAGACAGATCCATGCCCTCCGCCGGGACGTCAATTTCCTGCCACCACAGCGGCCCTTCGCTGGATTCGACCATCGCGTAGCCTTTACCCGCCGCCGGGGCGGCAATATGCAGCTTGATGGTGTCGCCCGGTTTATAGCCAGGTTTGTCGAGCTTCATCGTTACGCGATCAGGACGCGCCGCGCCGGTGCCTTCGCTGTTATCCTGCCAGCTATAGCCCGCCCAGAAGCGCACGCTGCTGACAACGTCATCCGGCCCTTTCACCTCCAGACGATACGAGCCCCACCCTACCGGGAAACTCACTTTACCTATCTGCCCGGCCTGCAAATCCAGCGACGTTTCGCCCTCCTGCAGATCTTTTTGATCGAACTG contains the following coding sequences:
- a CDS encoding alpha-2-macroglobulin family protein is translated as MKPFRLAALSLALLTALSLSGCDNSGEPQAVSAADKGAADSAKKPDSAQLATLKEKSQGKALTLLDASEVQLDGAATLVLTFSIPLKPDQDFSHSVHLVDKKSGKVDGAWELAPNLKELRLRHLEPKRELIVTVDPTLIALNDATLGSPFEKTIATRDIAPSVGFASRGSLLPGKVVAGLPVMALNVDNVDVNFFRIKPESLSAFVSQWEYRNSLSNWESDELLKMADLVYSGRFDLNPARNTREKLLLPLNDIKPLQQPGVYVAVMNPAGHYSYSNAATLFTLSDIGVSAHRYHNRLDVFTQSLENGAAQSGIEVQLLNAKGQTLAQAKSDSQGHVTLQTDKEAALLLARKDGQTTLLDLKLPALDLAEFSIAGAPGFSKQFFMFGPRDLYRPGETVILNALLRDGDGKPLAEQPVKLEVVQPDGQVIRSVMSKPVNGLYQFTYPLDSGAATGMWHIRASTGDNQPREWDFHVEDFMPERMALNLTPQAAPIAPDADVAFSVSGAYLYGAPASGNQLQGKLFLRPLRDAVAALPGFQFGDIAEENLSRSLDEVQLTLDEKGHGEVTTASQWQDSHSPLQVVLQASLLESGGRPVTRTVQQPIWPAEALPGIRPQFTLKDVYDYRTDTTVKQPVVDENSNAAFDIVYADARGEKKAVSGLQVRLIRERRDYYWNWSDSEGWQSQFDQKDLQEGETSLDLQAGQIGKVSFPVGWGSYRLEVKGPDDVVSSVRFWAGYSWQDNSEGTGAARPDRVTMKLDKPGYKPGDTIKLHIAAPAAGKGYAMVESSEGPLWWQEIDVPAEGMDLSIPVDKAWNRHDLYLSTLVVRPGDKSRSATPKRAVGLLHLPLGDENRRLSLALEAPEKMRPNQPLTVKVKASVKEGEVPKQVNVLLSAVDSGVLNITDYATPDPWNAFFGQKRYGADIYDIYGQVIEGQGRLASLRFGGDGDELKRGGKPPVNHVTIVAQQAQPVVLDDRGEGSVTLPIGDFNGELRVMAQAWTADDFGSSEDKVVVAAPVIAELNTPRFLASGDATRLALDLSNLTDKPQTLQVHLTASGLVTLTEGQLPPVQLAPGARSTLFVPVTALAGFGDGQVNATISGLSLPGETFASLQKQWKIGVRPAFPAQTVNSGAVLQPGESWQAPAAQSQGFAPQTLQGQLLLSGKPPLNLARYIRELKAYPYGCLEQTASGLFPSLYTSAAQLKALGISGDSDEKRRAAVDVGISRLLQMQLENGGFALWDKAGPEEYWLTAYAMDFLVRAGEQGYSVPVNAINKGNERLLRYLQEPGLMTVRYSDDAQASRFAAQAYAALVLARQQKAPLGVLREIWSRHEQARSGLPLLQLGIALKTMGDAPRGAEAMKLAVTTPRQDENRWLGDYGSQLRDDALKLALLEENKLLPEVQNQLLSSLSEEAFGQRWLSTQETNALFLAGRTLADLPGNWQAQTSLQAEPLASDKAQTRNLDGDRLAALQVTNTGNQPLWLRLDSSGYPQSAPQPGGNVLGIERAIFDTHGQQKSLTSLRSGELVLVKLEVTAKRNVPDALVVDLLPAGLELENQNLANSSASLQENGEAVQNLLNQMQQADIQHIEFRDDRFVAAVAINEGQPVTLVYLARAVTPGTYQVPQPQVESMYVPQWRATGTASGPLTVTP